A genome region from Vallitalea okinawensis includes the following:
- a CDS encoding TetR/AcrR family transcriptional regulator, producing MGNQFDKTFEHDQALLDAALNEFVDKGYDKASLNNILKEANMSKGSFYYHFKNKEDLYFNLIDILIEKKKVFLAKTMKPEDFTKDIFTIFKTQIRLGMEFSCQYPDINRFSESFIKEKGNEIYKKAMKKHDFQSNDQINQLVKVAYVRGDFREDLPLGFVQNLIGYLFTHVVEMTDMSQSDNYEDGMNYLVDFMKNGLAKK from the coding sequence ATGGGCAATCAGTTTGATAAGACCTTTGAGCATGATCAGGCCTTATTGGATGCAGCCTTAAATGAGTTTGTTGATAAGGGTTACGATAAAGCATCATTAAATAATATTTTGAAAGAAGCTAATATGAGTAAAGGTTCTTTTTATTATCATTTTAAAAATAAAGAAGATTTATACTTTAATTTGATAGATATATTAATTGAAAAGAAAAAGGTATTCTTAGCTAAAACTATGAAACCAGAGGATTTCACAAAAGATATCTTCACAATATTTAAGACACAAATACGGTTAGGAATGGAGTTTTCTTGCCAGTATCCTGATATCAATCGGTTTTCTGAAAGTTTTATTAAGGAAAAAGGTAATGAGATCTACAAAAAAGCAATGAAAAAACATGATTTTCAGAGTAACGATCAGATTAATCAATTAGTAAAAGTTGCTTACGTTAGAGGGGATTTCAGAGAAGATTTGCCATTAGGTTTTGTGCAAAATCTCATTGGGTATTTATTCACCCATGTAGTGGAAATGACGGACATGAGTCAATCAGATAATTATGAGGATGGCATGAATTACTTAGTGGATTTTATGAAAAATGGTTTAGCAAAAAAATAA